The DNA window CTGGAGGCAGGAGGGGGGCTGCCAGTTCAGCGCGTCGCATTCCATGGCTCAGCAGATTTCTGAGAGTGGCGAGTCAGcataaaacatcacaatgaGTTGACTTTTTTTCACATGCTGAGAGGTCAGCTGGTCAACTCACCTGGcggccaaaacattatgaccaactCACTCAACTTTCTTTACACTAATCtgaaacctttttattttatttattattttatttgtgtttcactgctCATTTTTTCATCATCCTGTTtgaatgttgattttttttttttaaacggcaGAAATAAAGAGGGAAAACTCAGTAGACTACCTGAGGTGGTGGAAGGCTCCAAGCCCCGACTCCTCCGGATACTCCGAGTGCTCCGGCGCTCCGAACATGTTACTCTGAACGAAGTTGTGGTAGCAGCTGAACTTGTGCAGGTACATGCGAGACGCGCGGACCACCCACACGTGGTGGTCCGGGAAGCGACTGGACAGAGTCAGAGCGACCTGCTCCAGACTCCAGCGCAGCCACGGAGCCGCGTCCGACTGCTGCGACATCTCGTCCTGGAAGTTCTGCGGAACAGAAATGAGATGTCACACCTTTGCTGAGTCATGAAATCGGACAGATGCGATGAATTAGACTGGCTTCAGAAATTAAATGCTATCCGAACCTGCTGAGTCATGCAGTCTAGGTACAAAGGTTTAAGTTAAATTATAGGTCATTTAAtgtgaaaatacaattaaaaaaaatcgaaaTGAAACCTAAAAGTTGTCAGAAAGTGAAGTCCAGAATTAATAATAGAAGCCACGGTATGTACTGGACTGAAATTAACCGCGTAGATTTTAGTTTGAAAGGAAGCTGGAGGCAGAAGTCAGTGTGGCCATGAAGGTAAACACAGTTGTGACACGCCCACTATACACGAAAGACATGTTCCAGTTTTACATTCTATGGAATGATAATGAACTTATGTCAGTGCGTCAAAACACTCCAAGACACTGTTATACACCGTTATATTACAAATGGTTCCACAAACACGTCCAGCCATGAGAGCGTCACCTGGATGTCTCCGTGGAAAAACACCGCATGTCTGCTGGAGCCCGCGGGCTCAGGCTCAGCGGGCGCGCGGGgccggaggaggagcaggtcgTTGACTTTCTCCGGGGCGGATCCCGGCACCGCCGCCAGCCTCTGGAGCCCCAGCATCGGATTCAACCCCGGCATCTCCGAGGATGAGGCTCGGCTCACAGAAGCCATCGCGCTTAAACCCAGCGACAGAACTCTGGCTACTTTCATCGACGCTTAAACCAACGTGTCCGGACGCCTCATCCTCACAGCCACTGCCGGTTAGCTGCGTTGCTAGCATCACATTATCGCTGATACCACAGACAGTAACTCACTGTATGTATAAATAAACGACACCCAACTGACGCTTAGTGACCCACGTCGCTAGAATTAAAATAGAATGGGCCAGAACCCGGAACCTGGCGATTAGATTTGACGGTTACACGCCGCTTTCGTCCACACAGAGGCGCTGTTCGCTAATGCGCCAGCAGGAGACTGGCTTCTGCGCATGTGTGAGCGTGACAGCTTCAAAGAGGGATGGGGTCATAAGCAATGAGATAATGATCGTAATATACTTCCGGGTTTGTCGCGCTTTAATAAAATGTTAAGTTTAAATGTCTGTGTATGGACGGCATACGTACATGaagaattaaatgttttaaaagctGCATTAAGATATCAGGTTTTAAAAACGATACATGAAACGCGAAAGCAACAGTGGACCTCATTCTTTTCTCAGAAAAACTGTCAATAGCGCGTTGCTGTGGATACTTAGTGGTTACACACGTGAATCATCCTGACGTGATGCTCGTCTCTGTAAACCACGTGACGAAGTGTTTGGCTGGTCTTGCGTCTTGTTCTCTGCAGAAAACCAAACTTCAGGACGCATCAGCCTTGTGTTTTGTCTTAGTTATTGTCACTATGTGACGGTTGATTCATTTGTGAACCCAAACCACGTCCTGGCGTTTATCTCGCAGCGGTCAGATAAGCGAGTTGGACTTTGAACGAGTTGCGCAAATACACAGCAGTGAAGCCACGGTTGGTTTGGCTGCGACTAATTCCACGTTAttccttatttttattcagagaATCATCTGAGACAAGGTAAATTGTTTTCCATATCCACTGCTGACTTAGCAGTTCAGTTGAAAACCATCTGTGGCCTCACAGCTCTGCTGTCTGTAGAGACTACAGCACTGGGAACTTTTTCCTTAGTTTCTAGACGCAGCGTCATGGCGTCCACACTTGGCAGACGGCTGGTCGCGTGTCTTCTGAACGTGTCCGAGGCTCGCAGGAAGCATCTGGTGGAGACGGTGGCCAGCGCTGCCGTGTATCACTCTGAAGGCGAGTCCAGCACCACGCTGCAGTTCTGACCGGGGATTCTTGAAAGTGACAACTGTGCCCCCTGCAGGCGTGAGAAGAGACAACACCACTGTGCTCAACATCTTCAACGACCACGACTACAATCGCTCCGTCATCACCATCGTGGCGCCGCTCGAAAACATCAGTAAGACCGTGCTGCACTTCATTTTCTCGTCTTGTTTTCAATGTGTAACTCGCCGTTAGAAGAGCACCGCTTCATGATAGGCCGATGTGGAGGGCCGTTTCTAGCTGTGTGGGGGCCCGAAGCAAGATGCAGTTAGGGGGCCTCGAGTTTGTTGGACAGTGATGAAGCAAAACAGGCAATAGGTCAGATTAAACAGCTGAAGTTGAGCCAATAAGGCCAGTTATACTGATTAAATAATATTGTAATACAAGGAAAAGAATCATTACAAGTAGATAAATAggacagattgttttttttatttgaaaagtcATGGGCGAGAGCTGCATCCCAGTGTCATGGCTAATACAGATTACTGCGTGACACCAAGTGTGGTGATCCTGTCCCATGGATGTGAGCTCCAGCTTTGAGAAGCGCCTCTCTGCTGAGGCCACAGTCGCAGGCAGAGTGCAGGCAACTCTTAAGGCAAttcacagatttgtttttttgcgGATAAAAGTGAGGAACTCAAGAGCAGTCATGTCATCAGGCGGCAGGTTTTTGACTTCCACAGCCAACTCCTTTCCATCACTCATAAGAATGGTCCACTGCCGCAATAGTCTAAAATAGTCAGCAACATGCCTCATAAAATATTtccataaaatgtatttttttaatcatataatattattttcattattattattaacattagCACAACACATTAGGACCCTATATATAACACGCTAAGCTTAGTAAATCTTAAGTAAATAACAGTAATATGAGAGACCACTCTCTTAGAGAGACCACagcttatttaatttaatttaattttatttgtcaGCATATAATAGGTGGAATAAACACGTAACCACAGTTGAAAGAGGCTGAGCATGCGGCtttggcgccccctggtggctgcGGTGTTCTAGGCATTCGCCAAACTCGCCTATAGCAAGAAACGGCTGTGCTTGTGTGGcatcatgaaacggtgtcctcattttcactaggccactagatggcactctccgttctaaaatctttggatttcaatcTAACCTTAACCCTGGAGCGCCACCTTGGGATCACACTATTTCACTCGCGTTCAGACCGAGTTGTCTTTGTCCTTTTCTCCACAGTATTAAAGAAAAGTCTTGCTCTCTCTTCAATAACTGTGTCTGAGActgcaaatgttttttcttttttctcccccACTTAATTCTGCATTGGTccaaatgaagtggaaacattccCCCGATCCTTCGGGGTGGAATAATTCCAAATAATTATGTGCAGGGTTTCTATTAATTTTAACGCTTTTATGAATAATTCTTATGAAGTGGTTcaactcagtttaaaaatgataattTGAGGAGAAACATGGTGATTAGAGGGAAAATAGTTTGAGGAACGGAGACTTTGGACTTTGGTGGAAGGCTCAGCGGATTCAAAGGAACTCGGATTCTCTCATTCATTTTTGAGAGAGAGATTCCGTTAACAAGGATCttgtcccagctacttggggcaagACGTGGGGAACACCACTGGCAGGACGCCAGTCCACCACAGTATAAAGATATGGGACGTGTGTCGACAGGAAACCAATGCAACATACTTATCCACCCACCCTGTGTCCTTCTTGCTGGGAGGGTGCAGCACTATCCACTGGACCACCGTGCTGCTGGTGCAATACCCTCctccatgatttaaaaaaaaaacaaaaaatctctGTTAAATCTtcggcagtggtcagtacccgtCAAACTGGAAGTTTTAAGAAGTCGTAATGTTGAACTTTTGTCTCAAGAGACACCAACATGCAGAAGATCAAAACTCAATGATCTGAACAGGTTCTTTCCCACCATCTCCAGTCATGGTCCACGCCTGTGTCTGTGCTGCAGGTGAGGCGGTTCTGTCGGCGTGTGAGAAAGCCTGCCTGTTGTTTGACATGCGCCAGCATGTGGGCGTCCACCCCTGCATGGGGGCTGTTGACCTGGTCCCCTTTTATCCACtgggggaggaggtgggagtcCAGGACTGTGCCGAGCAGGCCCGAGGTGAGCGTGTACGCCAGGGCATTAGGTCATCAGTACAATATTCCACTTATAGAATGACATGTCTAAAATATAAAGGCATTTCCATCACCTCTCAGCGGTGGCTCGAGGGCTCACAGACAGGGTCCCCGGTGCCGCCGCCTTCCTCTTCGGCTGGGCGGATCCTCTTCAGCGGGGGCTGGCGCAGAGGCGGAAGGACATGGGCTGGTTCAAGAAGTCTGTGGATATTGAGAAGATCCGAGCTGACGTTGGACCGCTGCCACAGAGGCGCTTCGGTCTGACCGGTGAGCTGTGCCCTTAAAGTTTGAAGACTGAGATACAGCGTGTCAGTCGGCTTTATTATCACATGTTCTCCTTGATGTCCCGCAGGGGTCGGTGCAAGTCCTTACGTGATGAATTGCAACGTCACGATCGACACGCAAGACCTGGTCGTGGGACGGGAAATCGCCTCAGCTATCAGGGAGTCTGCACCAGGAGGCTTGCCTGGGGTGCAGGTGCTGGCTCTGCCACACGAGGGCGCCGTGGAGATCGCCTGTAATGTTGAAAGCGTGAAAGGAAGCCCACCCAGCCGCTGGAGTGACCCCTGGCCGTCGTTCAGTGTAGACGGACAGTTGTACTGCCACGCCCCCGCATCCCTCATCGCCGGCAGAGTGGCTGAGCTCGCAGCACGGCAGGATGTCAGCGTGAAGGGCACCGCTCTGGTGGGCTTCACCCCGCGTGAGTGCAGGACTTTGGCAGAGTTAGCACTCTCTCAAGGCATTGCAGAGTTCTGGAGAGAGCAGCGTCGGATCCGGATGTAAAGGCAAATTGGGACAGTTGGcagtaaacaataaacaacatcAGATTTTTTTCCGTTCATCCATCATTTCCCATAGGATTGTAGGAACACTCAGAGGTGTCCAGCGTCCCTGATACCAGTTTGGGTCACAAGGAAATGGGAAGGTCTACACTTGAGTGTTCTCAACCAGACGACTTGTCTCGGGGGACTTGGGGATCCCGGACGGCCACAGCTGTTTTGGTTGGAAATTCTGAGATATCCAAGACCGTGCACTGCTCTGACTACACTCCATCTTGGCCCCGAAGGTCAGTCGAAAGGAAGTTCATGTTCGGGTTCCTCAGTGGTAGAGTTGACATGAGGTATCTTGCTATAAACTCACCTCTAATTTTCAAGCAAAATCTGGTGCTCTGTTGCTAATATCCAGTTTGTCCGACCTTGTTGATACGGCTGCTTGCATTGTGtgacgggctggtgaggcttcatgaagcagtgtcttcattttcagagcccactagctGGTGCTCTTGTCTTTAAAATAATTGTATGTAAACAACTATTCAGTGAAacctcccttttttttaaactgaaggcgctacctactgagctcagtgtttcatgaagcgggctgatgaggcttcatgaatcagtgtcctcattttcagagcccacaagatggcgctctcttcCCTAAAATAAAAGGTATTTCTGCAAAacctcactttctttttttttttttaactgagagtgccatctactgagtgtttcatgaaacctcatcattaTGAAACTCTTTCATTCATGAAACTCTGGTGCTCAATGCCGTCTGTTGTGCCAACAGAGGTCTTGTTTCAGTGAAACATCTCCACGAAAAtcaaaattgattttaaagcTGCTATTTTTACAACCCTCTCACTACACCTTCCTATCGATTCCATTCCACACCGACGGATTAAACGCTTGGTAACGTGAGCAGAAATCCACCACTGAATCAGTCAGAAATGAAGTGGGGCGAAATGATGCCACACTTTTCTGACACAAGAACATCGCAGTATGGATTTGTGGGTCGGGAATGTGACGCAAAAAAACGTACAAAACACCCCAGAGCCAATAAATGGATCATCTTAATCCAGAGTGGGAGCTAATCGCCCCGCTGCTCCAGTTTACAACCCTTTTGTCGGGCAATTTTTATTCTGCGTTATGTAAGGATGCCTTTTGAGGCTGTTTTCGCACGAGCGCACGCGCTTGTATCGTCTTTGTGTGTCATCCAGCTGAGGCTCTTAGTCACACAAGCATGGCAGCCATGCAGCTTTCATCTCATGTGTACCACTCTGTGCCTCCATCGCTTTCTTTCACACATTGtcctttcctcttcctctgctgtctTTCTTGCTTTTCTGCACACATTTACtctatgaacacacacacacacacacaaacacacacactctctctctctcagcctgCCAGGCTTGGGAGCATCAAGGCTTAATCTAGGTCACAGCATAAGCCCAGAGGTATCCTTGCCTCCATGCACTGGCTTGCATGTTTAAATTCACAGTCATAAAATAATCtcgtggggttttttttctctgtaaaaacaaaatccGTTTTGACTAATTTCCGTCAGCCAACAGTGAGAAGCATCTGCTTTTCAATCCGACGACCTCCCACCAGGAGTGCGACTAAAAATAAACCGGCCAATTGcatctaataaataaataaatcctgctctaccatcagcTGCGTGTTTGTTTCTGGCGATTATCTGATGAGGGAGGATTAACTGTTCAGTGTTTACATGGGCATCAATAATCCCACTCTCACCCTCATTCCAAATGAGACCTTATAGTTTACAGGTACGTCAGCGACctgtcttattttttattcattctatGCTGGTGCTGTCGTGCACTTCGTGACTGGTGAACTGCATCGCTGCTTTTTGCACATTCAGTTTGTCGCGCTGGCACACGACCGACCCAGAGTTTAAGGAAGCTGCTGGAAGTCGCACGCTTCCAGTCTTCAAGTGGGAATCTAGTTGGTCAGGGAGGGCGACCTTCCCGCACGATCTTCATCCCTACTGTCAGCTCGGTCGCGAACCCTGGCGGAAGAACATGCGAGATTCTCTGACGGAGattttcagtttgaatttgACCCAAATTCTAATCTGACCACTATTTTTGGAGTCAGGCCGAATTTCAGCTTTGTCACGCTGAGCGCCGATTGAGAGGCACCGATCCACTTCTGCGTCAGGGCGTGGGAATTGCTTATGGGTCGCTCTGAGCCAGTAGCTCAAAATAGTAGACGGAAACAAACATACGCTGATAGAAAAAGTATACAAGTCATCCCCAAAAGTATCTGCAAATCCAAATGTCTGCAATCCAAAAATTACTTGAAAACTGCTAACAAAATGCTAACAGTGCTAACTAGTGGAATGTGAAATACACTTAAGATTAAAAATGCCATCAAAAACACACCTCTTATTTGCGCGGGTATTTGCTGGAAGGGACAGCAACACTTCACTCTGTACAAGATAGGAATTGCTGTTATTAATAGGTAATAAGCATGTAACTACTTTATTTACAGTTAATGTTTTCCTCAACTGAAACGTGACTGAAATAGCTAAAGGGATGAGTCAGACTGTCCTCAAAACAAGCTACAGTCGCACAAATGACGGTCCCATTAAAATCACTTTCCCTCGTATCGTCGGACCGTTCACCAAGGTCGGCAAAATTTGGATCAATGGAATGGACTATTCAGTGTGAGCAGCTTAATCCGGAGCTTTGGATCTTCATTGTTTGAGCACTGTTGTTGATAAAATAGGAGTCGTTAAATCATTCCCTGCAGTTGATGGGTTGATAATGTGTTTTTTGACTAGAATGAAAAAATCACAAGCAAAacactgtgtaaaaaaaaaaaagtaggtctATTTCAAGTCTATTTTCCCTCTCCGTGTCATCCcttcatttgattttgtttcaacCCCCCACTTGGCCCTGAGAACCGTACCCCCAGCTCCAGCTTCTGATTTCATCGTGCCAGCGGCTTATAGAAGTCCCGCCAACCCCGGATAGCTTGCTGGAGGACTGCAGCAAGAACAGACACCTCGGCTGGTGGGGAAGAGATCTGCCTGAAGGCTCCCAGAGAACCCCACATCCCCACGGGACGAGCAACACACGAACCCTTTGGTTGCTGTTCATCCATCTCTACCTCTCTTTTTCTATTACTCGACTCCATGGAGTCTCTAAATGCGTGTCATGGTATCTTGAAAAAGGCATCTGCCGCAGCTTTTATCTATGATCCCTGGCTTTAGGTGGAGACGATAGTCGGAATAATAAATCGATCTGAAAATAGATCTGCTCTCTGGTTCGGCTTGTCTGCCTGGCCGTGCAGAGTGCACGAACACGCTCGCTGCACCAAACCCCTGGATTTTCAGCAAGCTAACAACGTGGCAAAAGTCTCAACACGCACATTTGAATTGcagattacattacattgcaGATACATTACGTAACTTTCAAGTCCGTTGTCCTGCTGAAGTCATCAAAAAACCAATTCCAATGGCTTCAAACAGGCCAGTTGACCTGCCTGACTGGGACATTTCAGCTGCTCATGAGGCGTCCTTTTTTCAAACCCACTGAATTTTGGATGATGTGAATGACTCAGTGACTTTCCGAACAACTTTTTCACTTCCCCCCCCGATACAGGGCGTTGGAGAAGCCCTTTTGTCGGTGACGTCCCTGCATGATCTGCATGCTGTTTACTGCTTCACCTAGCATTGCTAGTGTGCCGGCACCACTGGGTCCCTTTGATATGACTTAGCCTGACAGCGTATCATCTGAGATGCAACCATGTGTCACAGCACTGAAATAGAGGAGCTTATTTATTCACATCAGTCTCCGGCCTCCTATAAATACTCCAAAGCTCCGTTCTCTTTTCCTCCTTGCTGATTTCTCCGTTTCCTCCGCAGTGCTTGTTCGTCTTTACGCGGCCTCCCACCACTTCGCTCTTTTGTTTTTCGTGGAGCAACACGTCTTTTGTCTGTCAAGTGGCAAGACGTGGTGAAAAGAATATCATGTGCTGACGGTTTCCTTTTGTCTTCCGCCTCCCTCTACGGTGCCTCTCACGGCTTCGCGCTATATTTTTAAATCCCGATATTCAACAGTTGAGATGTCCATTGACAGAAGGTGGTCAATGAGGGTGATGCTTGCGCTctcactttgcttttcaaaagtaaaacagCATACAATCCGAGTGCAAACATTGGGGTGGACCGGGTGCAACTGCCTTGCTGATGTGCGTTTCAAGAGTCTTGAATCAATAAACAGCTATCTCAGATTCACATCTGAAATGAAAGTCCGAAATGAAATGATGTGCTTTGCATTTGCAACGCCAATTCTAGATATCAGCAGATGCACTGCGTCATGAAGAAATACATCTTAAATCTGCAGCTGAGATCAAATTAAGATTCCCGATAGATGCAGTGTTGCCCGGGGCGGAAGAGTGAAGCTGCCGTCCTGcgttgaagaaaaacaaataaaagactaAACTAACCTGCCATGCTTTTAGAGGACATGGCGACCGGCTACATACGAACCATCCTTATTGTGTGACTGCTTGGTAGGGAGAAACACGGAGCTGTCACTCACTTTCAACTCCCCATCCGCCTTAAACCATTCACTgtagaaacatgaaaatctgaTCAGTCACGGAAGAAAACCTCTCACGGCGCGGCATCTGCTTCGGTTGCAGAGATATCCTTGTTTGTTCTGGAGGAAAGATTTGGCCACTCCAAGCCTGAAAGACAGTGGAAGTATATCTGTGCCATTGGATATTGAATATGAATTTGTAATACAGCTtcaaaatcagagtttgaatttTAAGTACCAGTCAAAATTCCAAGTACCAATTCAAATATTCTTTCGTCTCCCATTTTCCTCAACATTGAAATATTAATACTAATAAAtattgtaagaaaaaaaaagaaaaaaaaaatatatataataaaatataaaatatatatatatatatatatatatatatatatatatatatatatatatatatatatatatatatatatatatatatatatatactttattttgAGTACcctgatgcttttattttattactgtgTTCCACTTCCTGCAGCAGACATAGAAGCCATGCGTATATTCACAGCTGGGTATGTGACACAGCTGGAATCACTGCTTATCTCCACACAACGCAAACGCATCTGGTGTAAATTGATCTTTGCTTGATGGCTGGGCAAAACCAGACACAAATGGACTTGGAGAGAACAGAGTGGATAATGAAGCCG is part of the Synchiropus splendidus isolate RoL2022-P1 chromosome 10, RoL_Sspl_1.0, whole genome shotgun sequence genome and encodes:
- the c10h2orf69 gene encoding mitochondrial protein C2orf69 homolog, producing the protein MKVARVLSLGLSAMASVSRASSSEMPGLNPMLGLQRLAAVPGSAPEKVNDLLLLRPRAPAEPEPAGSSRHAVFFHGDIQNFQDEMSQQSDAAPWLRWSLEQVALTLSSRFPDHHVWVVRASRMYLHKFSCYHNFVQSNMFGAPEHSEYPEESGLGAFHHLRNLLSHGMRRAELAAPLLPPEGAVPAGFSLALVGFSKGCVVLNQLVYELAGARADQQMAPFVRSISDMFWLDGGHPGGSETWVTDKPALSSLATSGVRVHAHVTPYEVCDPMRAWVGREHAHFIQTLEELGASPQNTVHFADEPPSISNHFRVLLEF
- the ftcdnl1 gene encoding formiminotransferase N-terminal subdomain-containing protein isoform X1; amino-acid sequence: MASTLGRRLVACLLNVSEARRKHLVETVASAAVYHSEGVRRDNTTVLNIFNDHDYNRSVITIVAPLENIIMVHACVCAAGEAVLSACEKACLLFDMRQHVGVHPCMGAVDLVPFYPLGEEVGVQDCAEQARAVARGLTDRVPGAAAFLFGWADPLQRGLAQRRKDMGWFKKSVDIEKIRADVGPLPQRRFGLTGVGASPYVMNCNVTIDTQDLVVGREIASAIRESAPGGLPGVQVLALPHEGAVEIACNVESVKGSPPSRWSDPWPSFSVDGQLYCHAPASLIAGRVAELAARQDVSVKGTALVGFTPRECRTLAELALSQGIAEFWREQRRIRM
- the ftcdnl1 gene encoding formiminotransferase N-terminal subdomain-containing protein isoform X2, with the protein product MASTLGRRLVACLLNVSEARRKHLVETVASAAVYHSEGVRRDNTTVLNIFNDHDYNRSVITIVAPLENISEAVLSACEKACLLFDMRQHVGVHPCMGAVDLVPFYPLGEEVGVQDCAEQARAVARGLTDRVPGAAAFLFGWADPLQRGLAQRRKDMGWFKKSVDIEKIRADVGPLPQRRFGLTGVGASPYVMNCNVTIDTQDLVVGREIASAIRESAPGGLPGVQVLALPHEGAVEIACNVESVKGSPPSRWSDPWPSFSVDGQLYCHAPASLIAGRVAELAARQDVSVKGTALVGFTPRECRTLAELALSQGIAEFWREQRRIRM